In a genomic window of Lycium ferocissimum isolate CSIRO_LF1 chromosome 9, AGI_CSIRO_Lferr_CH_V1, whole genome shotgun sequence:
- the LOC132030606 gene encoding protein PAM71, chloroplastic: MQSLALSCESSSFLFRPSFVFPNINTPLAISRFSRRHSHCIKHGWFGDVSKVVRNRNYKRCYISRSAYGPEEFRSTKRSALSKRKNQSTSVLQVLDMPQNNYLKSVVLSGIFNLLFTQQASAVSEVATGLQSFPFFGDLGDLSTGFASAFLLIFFSELGDKTFFIAALLAARNSAAVTFVGTFGALGVMTIISVVLGRTFHYVDDVLPFSFAGNDLPVDDIAAACLLVYFGVSTLLDASSSDGMKAEEEQKEAELAVSEFSGNGAGLLSAANTIISTFALVFVAEWGDKSFFSTIALAAASSPLGVIGGALAGHGVATLLAVLGGSLLGTFLSEKVIAYIGGTLFLVFAAVTVIEIVS, translated from the exons ATGCAAAGCCTAGCACTCTCTTGTGAGAGCAGCAGCTTTCTGTTTAGGCCCTCATTTGTCTTCCCTAATATCAACACCCCTCTTGCAATCTCGAg GTTTTCTAGGCGGCATTCTCATTGCATAAAACATGGATGGTTTGGGGACGTATCCAAG GTGGTCAGGAATAGAAATTACAAACGTTGCTATATCTCAAGATCGGCTTATGGTCCCGAAGAATTCAGAAGTACAAAAAGATCAGCATTGTCAAAGAGGAAAAATCAAAGCACTTCTGTTCTTCAAGTTTTAGATATGCCACAGAACAATTATCTGAAATCCGTTGTCCTTTCTGGGATTTTCAATCTTCTGTTCACACAACAAGCAAGTGCTGTTTCAGAGGTTGCCACTGGCTTGCAGTCGTTTCCTTTCTTCGGGGACCTCGGAGATTTAAGCACAGGTTTTGCTTCA GCGTTcttgttaatatttttttcagaGCTTGGGGACAAGACCTTCTTTATTGCT GCTCTATTAGCAGCTAGGAACTCTGCTGCTGTCACTTTCGTTGGGACTTTTGGCGCACTTGG GGTCATGACAATCATATCTGTCGTTCTCGGACGAACTTTCCACTATGTCGATGACGTTCTTCCTTTCAG TTTTGCTGGAAATGATTTGCCAGTGGATGATATTGCTGCAGCTTGCCTTCTG GTGTATTTTGGAGTGTCAACGTTGCTTGATGCCTCCTCCAGCGATGGCATGAAAGCAGAAGAGGAACAGAAAGAG GCTGAGCTGGCAGTTTCAGAATTTTCAGGAAATGGTGCTGGACTATTGTCTGCTGCAAACACTATCATTAGCACATTCGCATTGGTATTTGTTGCGGAGTGGGGCgacaaatcatttttttctacaATAG CTCTTGCTGCTGCATCTTCACCTCTTGGAGTCATTGGAGGGGCATTAGCCGGTCACGGAGTTGCAACTTTG TTGGCTGTTCTTGGAGGTTCTTTACTGGGAACATTCTTGTCTGAAAAG GTTATTGCCTACATAGGGGGTACTCTCTTCCTAGTATTTGCAGCAGTGACAGTGATAGAGATAGTGAGTTGA